A region from the Anomaloglossus baeobatrachus isolate aAnoBae1 chromosome 11, aAnoBae1.hap1, whole genome shotgun sequence genome encodes:
- the LOC142255985 gene encoding ATP-sensitive inward rectifier potassium channel 14-like has product MGSTAMLPRGALAMGVARAIRRFSTEIPDPLREEEESELTQGMKPTAYRNGKVHTRPVRQRSRFVQKDGHCNVEFINLSEKSQRYLTDLFTTCVDIRWRWMFLIFSFTFVVSWLIFGFSFWLIASLHGDLAPPPEPGSEETPAPPCFLQVTSFMAAFLFSLETQTSIGYGFRSVTEECPSAVLTVVLQCIVGCIIDAFIIGAIMAKIAKPKKRNETLVFTENAIIALRDGKLCLMWRVANLRKSHLVEAHVRAQLLQPRVTPEGEYLPLDHTDINVGFDNGTDRIFLVSPVTIVHEIDEESPLYEIGKADLETANFELVVILEGMVEATAMTTQCRSSYLPSEILWGSRFEPVLFEKRNHYEVDYLHFHRTYEVTNTPTCSAKELSERKYSIVSRSSFCYENEVALNCICDEEAPALVNTKSLTPEVSLELDRLRVVDPLEEILLT; this is encoded by the exons ATGGGTAGCACCGCCATGCTTCCTCGTGGTGCCCTAGCCATGGGAGTAGCACGTGCCATTCGTCGATTCAGTACAGAAATTCCTGACCCTCTTCGGGAAGAAGAGGAATCAGAACTAACTCAGGGTATGAAGCCAACTGCCTACCGGAACGGAAAAGTACACACTAGGCCTGTCCGTCAGCGCAGCCGATTTGTGCAGAAAGATGGCCACTGCAATGTAGAGTTTATCAACCTCAGCGAGAAGAGCCAACGTTACCTGACTGACCTCTTTACCACGTGTGTGGACATCCGTTGGAGGTGGATGTTTCTTATCTTTTCCTTTACTTTTGTAGTTTCCTGGCTCATTTTTGGTTTCTCTTTTTGGCTCATTGcctcattgcatggagacttggctCCACCACCAGAACCTGGCTCAGAGGAGACCCCTGCCCCTCCATGCTTTTTACAAGTAACCAGCTTTATGGCAGccttccttttttctttagaaACTCAAACTTCCATTGGCTATGGATTTCGGAGTGTTACAGAAGAATGCCCATCGGCGGTATTGACAGTGGTactgcagtgcattgtgggatgcATTATTGATGCCTTCATTATTGGAGCCATCATGGCAAAAATTGCCAAACCTAAAAAGAGAAATGAAACTCTTGTGTTCACAGAAAATGCAATCATAGCTTTAAGAGATGGAAAACTGTGTCTCATGTGGAGAGTTGCAAATCTACGGAAAAGCCATCTAGTAGAAGCACATGTACGAGCGCAGCTCTTGCAG CCTAGAGTCACCCCAGAAGGAGAATACCTTCCATTGGACCATACAGATATCAATGTTGGATTTGACAATGGTACAGACAGAATATTCTTGGTTTCTCCAGTTACCATTGTTCATGAGATTGATGAAGAAAGTCCTTTGTATGAGATTGGCAAAGCAGATCTGGAAACGGCTAACTTTGAGTTAGTGGTCATCCTAGAAGGCATGGTGGAGGCCACGGCAATGACTACGCAATGTCGGAGTTCTTATCTTCCTTCTGAGATCTTATGGGGTTCCAGGTTTGAACCAGTTCTGTTTGAGAAACGCAATCATTACGAGGTGGACTACCTTCACTTTCATCGTACTTATGAAGTTACAAATACACCAACATGCAGCGCCAAAGAGCTTTCTGAAAGAAAGTATTCGATAGTGTCTCGTAGTTCATTCTGCTATGAGAACGAAGTGGCCCTTAACTGCATCTGTGATGAGGAGGCACCTGCTCTTGTGAACACTAAATCACTAACTCCGGAGGTTTCACTTGAGTTAGACAGGCTTAGGGTTGTAGATCCTTTAGAAGAAATATTACTAACATGA